Genomic segment of Acidobacteriota bacterium:
TCGGCGCTGCGCCTGCTGGTCCTCGGCGGCAGTCAGGGAGCGGTGCAGCTCAATCGCGAGGTGCCGCGCGCCTTGGCGACCCTCGGCGAGCGCTTTGCTGGCCTGCGGGTTCTCCACCAGGCCGGTCGCGAGAAGGTCGAAGCCGCCCTCGAGGCCTACGGCGAAGCCGGTCTCGACGCCGGCACCGGCTCGGAGAAGCAGTTCCAGATCACCGGTTTTCTCGCCGATGTCGCTGCCGAGATGGCCGCCAGCGATCTCCTGATCTCGCGCGCCGGGGCGATGACGACGGCCGAGATCTGTGCCGCCGGCCGCGCCTCGGTGCTGGTGCCCCTGTCCCTGGCGGGGGGCCATCAGATGAACAACGCCCGCCATCTCGCCGATGCCGGTGCCGCGCTGGTGGTGTCCTCCGAGGACGCCGACGGTGGCCGCCTGGCGGAGGTGCTGGCCCCGGTGCTGGCGGATGCCGAGCGCTTGGCGGTGATGGGGCGGGCGGCGCGCCAGCTCGCCCCGCGCGGGGCCGCCGGTGCCATCGCCGATCACATCGACGCCCTCGCCAACGATCGGAGGGCGGCATGATCTTTCAGCGCTTCGGCCTGCGCCGGCTGCACTTCGTCGGCATCGGCGGCACCGGCATGAGCGGCATCGCCGAGGTTCTCCTCGACAACGGCTTCGAGGTCAGCGGCAGCGATCTGGTGGCGTCCGAGGTGACGGCCCGGCTGGAGCGCCTCGGAGCCCGGATCTGCCAGGGCCACGCGGCCGAGAACCTCAACGGTGGTGTCGATCTGCTGGTCATCTCCTCGGCCGTTTCCGAGGACAACCCGGAAGTGCGCGCTGCCCGCGGTCGCGGCATCACGGTGGTGCGGCGGGCCGAGATGCTCGCCGAGCTGATGCGCCTCAAGTACGGCGTCGCCGTCGCCGGCACCCACGGCAAGACCACCACCACCTCGCTGGTCGGCACCGTGCTCACCGAAGCCGGCCTCGATCCGACGGTGATCGTCGGCGGTCGGGTGCGCGCCCTCGGCACCGGCGCACGTCTCGGCCAGAGCGACTATCTGGTGGCCGAGGCGGACGAGTTCGATCGCAGCTTCCTGCGCCTCCATCCGGTGATCGCGGTGGTGACCTCGATCGATCGCGAGCACCTCGACACCTACCCCGATCTCGATGCCATTCGCGACGCCTTCGAGGAGTTCGCCAACCGCGTGCCTTTCTTCGGCCGCGTCATCCTGTGCCTCGATGATCCCAACATTCAGTCGCTCTTGCCGGCCCTGCGCGAGCGCCGCGTCGTCACCTACGGCCTGTCGCCGCAGGCCGAGCTCGCCGCCTTCGATCTCGAGGCCATCGGTCATGGCATGCGCTTCAAGGTGCGCAGCTCGCAGCACGGCTTGCTGGGGCGGGTCGACCTGCCCATGCCCGGCGAGCACAACGTGCGCAACGCCCTGGCGGCGGTCGGCGTCGGCCTCGCCATGGAGCTCGATTTCGTTCGCATCAGCGAGGCCCTGTCGACCTTCGGAGGGGTCCACCGTCGCTTCGAGCGTCTCGGCCGCTGGCGCGGCGCCGACGTCGTCGACGACTACGCCCACCATCCCACGGAGGTGGTGGCGACCCTGCGAGCGGCGCGCCAGAGCTATCCCAAGGCGCGCGTCCACGCGGTCTTCCAGCCCCATCTCTACTCGCGCACCCGCGACCAGGGAGAAGCCTTCGGACGCGCCTTGCTGGAAGCCGACCGGGCTCTGGTGACGGACATCTACGGCTCGCGCGAAGACCCCCTCGAGGGGGTCTCGGCGCAGCTCATCCTGGACGCCGCCAAGGCCAGCGGTCACCGCCAGGTGGTGCACTGCCCGCGCTGGCAGGACGCCCCGGCTTTGCTCGCCGACGACATCGCCGCGGGCGATCTGGTCATCACCCTCGGCGCCGGCGATATCTACAAGCTCGGCATCGCCCTGGTCGAAGAGGAAGGAGGCTCGTCGTGAGCGACGATCCGCGGCAGCGGCCGAGTACCGTCCTCGGGCCGGTGCGCCCGACCGGTGGTCAGGTGCTGCCCTTCCGCCGCCGGGCGGTCAAGCCGAAGCGCAAGAAGCGCAGCCTGGCGCTCTCCCTGTGGCGGCCCTTCTCCCTCGCCGTGCTGCTCGTCGGGCTGCCCGTGGCGACCGGGTCTTGGGCCTTGAGCTCGCCGCACTTCGCACTGCGCGAAACGGTGGTCGAGGGCACCGCCCAGGTCACCGACGGCTGGATCGAGCAGTCCCTCGAGCCCTTGGTGGGTCGCAATCTGCTGACCCTCTCGCTGGCCGAGGTCGATACCGCTTTGTCGCGTCATCCCTGGATTGCCGGCCTCGAGGTGTCGAAGGAGCTGCCCCACCGGCTGGTCGTGGCGGTGGTCGAACGGCAGCCGGTGGCGGTGATCGAACGGGAGGGCGAGGACTGGCTGGCGGATGCCTCCGGCGAGCCGATCGAGGCCCTCGCCGGCCGCGCCGCCGCCCGCCTGCCGCGGGTTTCCGGCGGCGGAGACGCGGTGCCCCGGGCCCTCGAGGTGCTCGCCGAGCTCGAGGCCAGTGAGCCGCGCTGGGCCGAGGGAGTGACGGCGGTCGAGGTTTTGTCTGACGGTGGGGCTCGGCTGCACACCGAGTCGCTGCCCTTCCCGCTGCTGGTGCGGGCCGGGCAGATCGCGCCGAAGGCGGGACGCCTGGCGTCCTTGGTTGGGGAAATCGAACTGCGATATCCGGGTCTGGTGGCTCTGGATTTGCGATACGCGGAGCGCATCGTGCTCCGGCCGGCGGGGAACGAAGCATGATTGGAACACGAGACGGGGTGGGCTCATGAGCAAGCCTGAGGACTATTACGTAGGCATCGACATCGGCTCTTCGAAGGTCGGTGTGCTGATCGGTCAGATGGACGATCAGGGCGCCCTCGAGGTGGTCGGCCGTGGCGAGGCGCCCAATCGCGGCACCCGCAAGGGCAACATCGTCAATGTCGAGGCGACCGTCGATGCCCTCAAAGCAGCCAGCGAAGAGGCCGAGGTGATGGCCGGGGTGGAGATTTCGCGCGCCTATGTCGGGGTTGCCGGGGCCGACATCCGCAGCGTCAACGCTCGCGGCATGGTGTCGGTGGCGCGGCGCGACCGCGAGATCACCCGCCAGGACATCCAGCGGGTGCTCGATGCCGCCCAGGCGGCGGCCCTGCCTTCCGATCGCGAGATCCTGCACGCCATCCCGCAGGAGTTCCTGGTCGACGAGCAGGGCGGCATCGGCGATCCGCTGGGCATGCTCGGCAGCCGCCTCGAGGTGACGGTCCACCTGGTGACCGGCAACGTCACCCGCTCGAAGACGCTGCTGACCTGCGTCAACCGGGCCGGCATCGAGGTCATCGAGATGGTCTTCGAGCCGCTGGCTTCGGCGTCGGCGGTGCTGACGCCGGACGAACGCGAGCTCGGCGTGTTGCTGCTCGATATCGGCAGCGGCACCAGCGAGTACGCCCTCTTCCTCGATGCCGAGCCCTACCACAGTGCCGTCCTGCCGATCGGCGCCGGCCACTTCACCAATGACCTGGCGATGGTGCTGCGCACCCCCTTCGCCGAAGCCGAGCGCATCAAGGTGAAAAGCGGCTGTTGCCTCGCCACCATGGTCACCGATCAAGAGGGCGTGGCGGTGCCGAGCGTCGCCGGCGGTGCCGAACGGGTGGTGCCGAAGCGCGAGCTCTGCGGCATCCTGCAGCCGCGGGCCGAGGAGCTCTTCTGCCTGGTGCGGGACGATCTCGGCAAGCACGGCTTCGATGAGCGCCTGCGCGGCGGCGTGGTGCTCACCGGCGGCGGTGCCCAGCTCGACGGGTTGGCCGAGATGGCCTCCCAGATCTTCGATACCGGCGTGCGCTACGGCCTGCCGCGGGGGCTCGGAGGTCTGGTCGACGTGATCAATTCACCGGCCTGGTGTGCCGCCTCCGGACTGTTGCTCTACGGTCGCGACGCCGAGCGCCGGCGCGAGCCGAAGCGCCGACCGACCTTCAGCGTCAAGGGCATGATGGGCAGCCTGCGGGGCATGTTCGAGGACTTGCTGTGAGCCCGGCCCACGATCTCGCTCGGCGCACCGCGCCGCAGCTTCGTTTCTTCCAGCATTCGCCGTGCCCTCGGCGCGGCCCATGGCTTTCGACTTCGCAATTATCGACCCGAGAGGGGGTTAACCCATGATCCTTTTCGAAGACGAGGACGCGCTGCAGGATCTCGACCTGGCGATCAGCCTGGACGAGGACACCGGCGAGACCTTTCCGGCCAAGATCCGCGTGATCGGTGTCGGCGGTGGCGGCGGCAACGCCGTCAACCGCATGATCGACGCCGAGCTGCGCGGCATCGAGTTCATTGCCGCCAATACGGACCTGCAGTCGCTGCAGAAGTGCCGCGCCCCCACCAAGCTGCAGATCGGGCGTCAGCTCACCCGCGGCCTCGGCGCCGGGGCCGACCCGGAGATCGGCCGCAAGGCGGCCCTCGAGGACACCGAGAAGATTCTCGAGTTCCTCGACGGGGCCGACATGATCTTCCTCACCGCCGGTCTCGGCGGCGGCACCGGCGGTGGCGCCGCGCCGATCATCGCCTCCCTGGCGGCTGAGATCGGCGCCCTGACGGTGGCGGTGGTCACCAAGCCTTTCGGTTTCGAGGGCAAGCGCCGCATGCGCTACGCCGAGCAGGCGGTCGAAGAGCTGCGCTCCGCCGTCGACACCCTGATCACCATCCCCAACGAGCGCCTGCTGTCCTTCGTCGAGCGCGGCACGCCCCTGTCGGAGGCCTTCCGCATCGCCGATGACGTGCTGCGCCAGGCGGTGCAGGGCATCAGTGATCTGATCACCGTGCCGGGCGAGATCAACGTCGACTTCGCCGACGTCCGCACCATCATGACCGGAATGGGCATGGCGCTGATGGGCACCGGTATCGCCAAGGGCGAGAACCGCGCCATCGAGTCGGCGCAGCGGGCGATCTCGTCGCCGCTCCTCGAGGAGACCTCGATTCAGGGCGCGCGCGGCGTCTTGCTCAACATCTCCGGCGGTCACGACCTCACCCTGCACGAGGTCGCCGAGGCGGCGCGCATCATCCAGGAGTCCGTCGACACGGAGGCCAACATCATCTCCGGCATGGTGATCGACGAGACCCTCGACGAGGCCATGAAGGTGACCGTGATCGCCACCGGCTTCGACCATGACGGCGAGGAGCGGGCCGCCA
This window contains:
- the ftsZ gene encoding cell division protein FtsZ, whose translation is MILFEDEDALQDLDLAISLDEDTGETFPAKIRVIGVGGGGGNAVNRMIDAELRGIEFIAANTDLQSLQKCRAPTKLQIGRQLTRGLGAGADPEIGRKAALEDTEKILEFLDGADMIFLTAGLGGGTGGGAAPIIASLAAEIGALTVAVVTKPFGFEGKRRMRYAEQAVEELRSAVDTLITIPNERLLSFVERGTPLSEAFRIADDVLRQAVQGISDLITVPGEINVDFADVRTIMTGMGMALMGTGIAKGENRAIESAQRAISSPLLEETSIQGARGVLLNISGGHDLTLHEVAEAARIIQESVDTEANIISGMVIDETLDEAMKVTVIATGFDHDGEERAAKARPSLRQEPVFTEAEPIPQPQPRTPAAAQRPVQTARAPEPAPAPAAEPELEEVVAAEAPEVPFYRKAIAHNRGDDSGGYGPNWSSVDDYDIPTVLRKQMD
- a CDS encoding FtsQ-type POTRA domain-containing protein, with product MSDDPRQRPSTVLGPVRPTGGQVLPFRRRAVKPKRKKRSLALSLWRPFSLAVLLVGLPVATGSWALSSPHFALRETVVEGTAQVTDGWIEQSLEPLVGRNLLTLSLAEVDTALSRHPWIAGLEVSKELPHRLVVAVVERQPVAVIEREGEDWLADASGEPIEALAGRAAARLPRVSGGGDAVPRALEVLAELEASEPRWAEGVTAVEVLSDGGARLHTESLPFPLLVRAGQIAPKAGRLASLVGEIELRYPGLVALDLRYAERIVLRPAGNEA
- the murC gene encoding UDP-N-acetylmuramate--L-alanine ligase → MIFQRFGLRRLHFVGIGGTGMSGIAEVLLDNGFEVSGSDLVASEVTARLERLGARICQGHAAENLNGGVDLLVISSAVSEDNPEVRAARGRGITVVRRAEMLAELMRLKYGVAVAGTHGKTTTTSLVGTVLTEAGLDPTVIVGGRVRALGTGARLGQSDYLVAEADEFDRSFLRLHPVIAVVTSIDREHLDTYPDLDAIRDAFEEFANRVPFFGRVILCLDDPNIQSLLPALRERRVVTYGLSPQAELAAFDLEAIGHGMRFKVRSSQHGLLGRVDLPMPGEHNVRNALAAVGVGLAMELDFVRISEALSTFGGVHRRFERLGRWRGADVVDDYAHHPTEVVATLRAARQSYPKARVHAVFQPHLYSRTRDQGEAFGRALLEADRALVTDIYGSREDPLEGVSAQLILDAAKASGHRQVVHCPRWQDAPALLADDIAAGDLVITLGAGDIYKLGIALVEEEGGSS
- the murG gene encoding undecaprenyldiphospho-muramoylpentapeptide beta-N-acetylglucosaminyltransferase, with the protein product MTAAPDKLAYFAGGGTAGHVFPALAIADELEARGWRTRFTGSPQGLEARLVEERGGVFDALPARPLVGRGPWSQVKALFTVGRSALKAAGRIRRLQVAVVVGTGGYVSAPAMIGGRLAGRPSLLVEPNAEAGVANRWLSRWASGAVVAFPQTVDRLQCPAWVTGVPVRSVFHDVPDRAVDPSALRLLVLGGSQGAVQLNREVPRALATLGERFAGLRVLHQAGREKVEAALEAYGEAGLDAGTGSEKQFQITGFLADVAAEMAASDLLISRAGAMTTAEICAAGRASVLVPLSLAGGHQMNNARHLADAGAALVVSSEDADGGRLAEVLAPVLADAERLAVMGRAARQLAPRGAAGAIADHIDALANDRRAA
- the ftsA gene encoding cell division protein FtsA, with the protein product MSKPEDYYVGIDIGSSKVGVLIGQMDDQGALEVVGRGEAPNRGTRKGNIVNVEATVDALKAASEEAEVMAGVEISRAYVGVAGADIRSVNARGMVSVARRDREITRQDIQRVLDAAQAAALPSDREILHAIPQEFLVDEQGGIGDPLGMLGSRLEVTVHLVTGNVTRSKTLLTCVNRAGIEVIEMVFEPLASASAVLTPDERELGVLLLDIGSGTSEYALFLDAEPYHSAVLPIGAGHFTNDLAMVLRTPFAEAERIKVKSGCCLATMVTDQEGVAVPSVAGGAERVVPKRELCGILQPRAEELFCLVRDDLGKHGFDERLRGGVVLTGGGAQLDGLAEMASQIFDTGVRYGLPRGLGGLVDVINSPAWCAASGLLLYGRDAERRREPKRRPTFSVKGMMGSLRGMFEDLL